A portion of the Salmo trutta chromosome 1, fSalTru1.1, whole genome shotgun sequence genome contains these proteins:
- the LOC115169591 gene encoding heme-binding protein 1, translating into MNGGGCHMSGEGGDSRGGESGSRPTITLEDLDAFNEDDFDSDLCSSGGADGENDAMEEESRDRLLNYWQDIGRVHHVQVPQDMAQPIQQLTSDTESTTDREKVPFTLITCKENYEKRVYNQASWACITVREDTYEQSICAGFMKLMRYICQQNTSGNYLGMTLPIVTVVRTDDSRSSLSRDVTVAYYLPSKHQDQPPTPFDPDITMETWPATVVYSRSFSGPTTETSILGEIHALGEVLDSPQLCVSESFIVAGYTSPAAAHRHNEVWFLERC; encoded by the exons ATGAATGGAGGAGGCTGTCACATGAGTGGCGAAGGAGGTGACAGTCGCGGGGGTGAATCTGGATCAAGACCCACTATCACGCTAGAGGACTTGGATGCCTTCAACGAGGATGACTTCGATTCAGACCTCTGCAGCAGCGGGGGGGCAGATGGGGAAAACGATGCTATGGAGGAAGAGAGTCGGGATCGCCTGTTAAACTACTGGCAGGACATTGGCAGAGTACATCATGTTCAAGTTCCCCAGG ACATGGCCCAGCCCATCCAACAGCTCACCTCAGACACAGAGAGCACGACGGACAGGGAGAAAGTCCCCTTCACGCTGATCACATGCAAAGAGAAT TATGAGAAGAGAGTCTACAACCAGGCCAGCTGGGCGTGTATCACTGTGCGAGAGGACACGTACGAGCAGAGCATCTGTGCCGGCTTCATGAAGCTCATGAGATATATCTGCCAGCAGAATACCTCAG GTAACTACCTGGGTATGACCCTTCCCATTGTGACGGTGGTGAGGACTGATGACTCTCGCTCCAGCCTGTCCAGAGATGTGACGGTGGCCTACTACTTACCGTCCAAACACCAGGACCAACCCCCCACGCCCTTTGACCCTGACATCACCATGGAGACATGGCCTGCCACCGTGGTCTACAGCAG GTCGTTCAGTGGACCCACCACTGAGACCTCTATCCTAGGGGAGATCCATGCTCTGGGCGAGGTGCTGGACTCTCCACAGCTGTGTGTGAGCGAGTCCTTCATCGTGGCCGGCTATACCAGCCCCGCAGCCGCACACCGACACAACGAAGTCTGGTTCCTGGAGCGCTGCTGA